A region of Planktothrix tepida PCC 9214 DNA encodes the following proteins:
- a CDS encoding hybrid sensor histidine kinase/response regulator, with protein MKKVLVIEDDLNVRSIILDILEAEEFLGIGAEDGEKGIKLAREILPDLIICDVMMPGLDGHQVLEELRQFKSTATIPFIFLTAKSTTADFRYGMNLGADDYLSKPFTHQDLLEAIHSRIQKYQVFEQKAQEQLDELCNKITLSLPHELRTPLNGIIGTTQLLIADFEEMAPDEIQEMLENISLSAARLYRLTCNFLLYADLELLERDPQRSQYFPKGFISDPERLIRRIIESKIQEIKGNFLNPGLEIEKCDVNLPEEIFNKITEELIDNMIKFSANNTQIVVKGYQIFNYYYLEFMNTGRGMTAEQIAKVGAYQQFERRIYEQQGSGLGLILVKRLVQFYQGRLEIESTIGKTTIVRVILSTVSS; from the coding sequence ATGAAAAAAGTATTAGTCATAGAAGATGATCTCAATGTTCGCTCTATTATTTTAGATATCTTGGAAGCTGAAGAATTTTTAGGAATTGGTGCAGAGGATGGAGAAAAGGGGATAAAATTAGCCAGAGAAATTTTACCGGATTTAATTATTTGTGATGTCATGATGCCGGGATTAGATGGACATCAAGTTTTAGAAGAATTAAGACAGTTTAAATCTACAGCAACCATTCCTTTTATTTTTTTAACGGCTAAATCAACAACGGCTGATTTTCGCTATGGGATGAATTTAGGCGCTGATGATTATCTCAGTAAACCTTTTACACACCAAGATTTATTAGAAGCTATCCATAGCCGGATTCAAAAATACCAAGTTTTTGAACAAAAAGCACAAGAACAATTGGATGAGTTATGTAATAAGATTACCCTTTCTCTCCCCCATGAGTTAAGAACTCCCTTGAATGGAATTATCGGAACTACACAACTGTTAATTGCAGATTTTGAGGAAATGGCACCGGATGAAATTCAAGAGATGTTAGAAAATATTAGTCTGTCTGCGGCTCGTTTATACCGACTAACTTGTAATTTTCTCCTATATGCTGATTTAGAATTATTAGAACGAGATCCGCAAAGATCTCAATATTTTCCTAAAGGATTTATTTCCGACCCTGAACGTTTAATTAGAAGGATTATTGAAAGTAAAATTCAAGAAATTAAAGGAAATTTCCTAAATCCCGGCTTGGAAATCGAAAAATGTGACGTTAATCTTCCTGAAGAAATTTTTAATAAAATTACAGAAGAATTAATTGATAATATGATTAAATTTTCAGCCAATAATACTCAGATTGTTGTTAAAGGATATCAAATTTTTAATTATTATTATCTGGAATTTATGAACACAGGACGGGGAATGACCGCCGAACAAATTGCTAAAGTTGGAGCTTATCAGCAATTTGAACGTCGCATTTATGAACAACAAGGATCAGGATTAGGATTGATTTTGGTTAAACGTTTAGTTCAGTTTTATCAAGGAAGATTAGAAATTGAAAGCACCATAGGAAAAACAACAATTGTGCGAGTTATTTTATCAACGGTTTCTAGTTAA
- a CDS encoding DUF4347 domain-containing protein: MNVPAINKSIIFVDSSVEDYQSLIDNADTAQIVILDNISSGIEQITNALANQQDIESVHIISHGSEGSLKLGTDVLNGNDIENFNTQLQQWGNALTENGDILLYGCNVVAGETGKNFVKRLSEITGADIAASNDLTGNQILGGDWDLEIVTGNIEATVPFNQEAMADYDYTLANFDVTAATDDGTGTVAGTLSKAILDANTAAGDDTITLTTNVRLTGTPNQLIDSNIAFIGGGFSVSGDVNNSGTNNAGDVRPFFVKSGTVSFSNLTINGGRAQGGNGPRGGGGAAGMGGALFIYNGIVTIDNVTFTSNQAIGGNSAPGALGGGGGLGGDGGSANWASGGGGGGFGGNGVSGNNVSGGAGGSGGAFGAAGAGGKGADNWDSGGNAGSFGGGGGASGDQGKPGGFGGFGGGGGAGTSTGGFGGFGGGGGYGTGVTGGFGAGNGGTIAGGGGGAGMGGAIFVREGSLTLQNTTFTNNTTTGGTGSNNNGKALAGAIFVLDAAAQTAQTTQGNTKGMPTALPTVTALGFLRTSGNAAAENASTTTDNNDIYGTIINTAPVLADTVVTLSSILEDAVAPTGAVGTLISSIAAIGTNITDPNTGAVAGVAITAADTTYGSWFYTTDGGTNWNPLGAVSNTSARLLAADANTHIYFQPTTANYNGTITNALTFRAWDQIVGTNGSTANTSINIGVSTATDTADITVTPVNDIPSFTATNPTVNEDAGAQTVTGWATFNAGSAYETAQTATYIVSNIGTPSLFAVAPAIDANGQLTYTPAADANGTSTFDVVVQDSGDTDNGGVNTSTTQTFTITVNSVNDKPSFSNAGNQILTAWTNTIQTVSNWANTVIFGPADESTQRVLNYTVTNTDNTLFTAQPTVAIDGTLTYTPSGKPGTATVSVKLQDDGGTANGGVDLSDIATFDITIPAPKVNLTVSTNTASEAGTTAITLTATAEGNVVGAQTLDLALTGTASAADFTGTIPTQITIPDGSNTGQVTITVKDDLIAEGTETATLTISNPSTGIALGTTTNQSVTITDNDTAGITVTPTTGLTTTEAGGNATFTVVLNSQPTADVTIPLTSSNTAEGTVDKTSLTFTAANWNVAQTVTITGVDDSVDDGDIAYNIVTATATSTDANYSGFDASDVAVTNTDNDIKGITVTPTTGLTTTEAGGTANFTVVLNSQPTADVTIPLTSSNTAEGTVDKTSLTFTAANWNTPQTVTITGVDDNIVDGDIAYNIVTATATSTDANYSGFDASDVAVTNTDNDIKGITVTPTTGLTTTEAGGNATFTVVLNSXPTPEPIPTPTPEPTLASTPEPTVAPTPEPIPTPAPQPTAVFDLSKFIVGLSLNTTEPSGEPQQGTSNDDQIFGTDENNWINSGAGNDQVYGYKGNDYLDLGSGDDIAHGGKEDDYIIGSEDNDLIFGDEGKDVLIGNSGNNILFGGQNDDFLQGGDGDDQLFGGQNDDSLRGGEGNDSLFGDIGSDVLEGNAGDDLLLGGEDQDTMSGVAGNDTLYGGQANDLVDGNEGNDILFGDLGDDTLDGGEGNDILTGGEGNDWLVGAGGDDTLTGGAGNDRFYLASSFGKNLITDFTNGEDIIALTGGLTFEQLEITSFNGSTLIKIASSQQQLAELFGVDSSLIGESNFVLG; encoded by the coding sequence ATGAACGTGCCAGCCATAAACAAATCTATCATTTTCGTAGACTCCTCAGTAGAAGACTATCAAAGCCTAATTGATAACGCCGATACCGCTCAAATTGTAATTTTAGATAACATATCTAGCGGGATTGAACAAATTACTAATGCCTTAGCTAATCAGCAAGATATTGAATCTGTACACATCATTTCTCATGGTAGCGAAGGCAGTTTAAAACTCGGTACTGATGTACTGAATGGGAATGATATAGAAAATTTCAATACTCAGCTACAACAGTGGGGAAATGCTCTAACAGAAAATGGCGATATTTTATTATATGGATGCAACGTAGTCGCCGGAGAAACGGGCAAGAATTTTGTTAAACGATTAAGTGAAATCACTGGGGCAGATATCGCCGCCTCTAACGACTTAACCGGAAATCAAATATTAGGGGGGGACTGGGATTTAGAAATAGTAACGGGCAACATAGAAGCCACCGTACCCTTTAATCAGGAGGCGATGGCAGATTATGACTATACACTGGCTAACTTTGATGTCACGGCAGCAACCGATGATGGCACTGGCACTGTAGCAGGTACATTAAGCAAAGCCATTTTAGACGCGAATACCGCAGCCGGCGATGACACGATTACCCTTACTACAAATGTCAGGCTGACTGGGACTCCAAATCAGCTAATTGACAGCAATATTGCCTTTATTGGCGGAGGTTTTTCTGTTAGCGGGGATGTTAATAATAGCGGCACGAATAATGCAGGTGATGTTCGTCCCTTCTTTGTCAAGTCTGGAACCGTCAGTTTCTCCAACCTGACCATTAATGGAGGAAGGGCACAAGGAGGAAATGGCCCGCGTGGCGGTGGTGGCGCGGCTGGTATGGGCGGCGCGTTATTTATCTATAACGGCATTGTGACAATTGATAACGTAACTTTTACCAGCAACCAGGCGATCGGCGGGAATAGCGCTCCGGGTGCCCTAGGTGGTGGCGGCGGTCTTGGCGGCGACGGCGGAAGTGCCAACTGGGCTAGCGGCGGAGGTGGTGGCGGCTTTGGTGGCAACGGTGTCAGTGGCAATAACGTAAGTGGCGGAGCTGGCGGAAGCGGCGGGGCATTCGGCGCTGCCGGTGCTGGCGGCAAGGGTGCAGACAACTGGGATAGCGGCGGCAACGCCGGTAGCTTTGGTGGTGGCGGCGGTGCGTCTGGCGACCAAGGCAAACCAGGTGGCTTTGGTGGCTTTGGTGGCGGCGGTGGTGCTGGTACAAGCACCGGTGGCTTTGGTGGCTTTGGCGGTGGCGGTGGCTATGGTACTGGTGTCACAGGCGGCTTTGGCGCTGGCAATGGTGGTACCATTGCTGGTGGTGGTGGTGGTGCCGGGATGGGGGGCGCGATTTTTGTCAGAGAAGGCTCTTTAACGCTGCAAAACACCACCTTCACCAACAACACCACGACAGGCGGCACGGGATCGAACAATAATGGCAAAGCCCTGGCAGGCGCGATTTTCGTGCTGGATGCAGCCGCACAAACCGCACAAACCACCCAAGGCAACACAAAGGGAATGCCAACGGCTCTTCCCACCGTCACTGCCCTTGGTTTCCTACGCACCAGTGGCAATGCTGCTGCTGAGAACGCAAGCACTACCACAGATAATAATGATATCTACGGGACAATTATCAACACTGCCCCTGTCCTTGCCGATACCGTCGTCACCCTTAGCAGTATCTTAGAAGATGCAGTTGCACCCACTGGCGCTGTTGGCACCCTCATCTCATCTATTGCAGCCATCGGTACAAACATCACCGACCCCAACACTGGCGCAGTCGCAGGCGTAGCCATCACCGCCGCCGACACGACTTACGGCAGTTGGTTCTATACGACAGATGGCGGTACAAATTGGAACCCCTTGGGCGCAGTATCCAATACCAGCGCTCGCTTACTGGCAGCCGATGCCAACACCCATATCTACTTCCAACCAACAACCGCCAACTACAACGGCACTATCACCAACGCCCTCACCTTCCGCGCCTGGGATCAAATAGTGGGAACGAATGGTAGCACAGCCAACACCAGCATCAATATTGGTGTTAGCACCGCCACCGACACCGCAGACATCACCGTCACCCCCGTCAACGACATTCCCAGTTTCACCGCCACCAACCCAACAGTAAATGAAGATGCGGGAGCGCAAACAGTAACGGGTTGGGCAACTTTCAACGCTGGCTCAGCCTACGAAACTGCCCAAACAGCCACATATATCGTTAGTAACATTGGCACTCCCAGTTTATTTGCAGTGGCTCCAGCAATAGACGCCAACGGTCAACTCACCTACACTCCTGCGGCTGATGCTAATGGGACTTCGACGTTTGATGTTGTGGTGCAAGATAGTGGTGACACTGATAACGGCGGTGTGAATACTTCCACGACTCAAACCTTTACTATTACTGTTAACTCTGTTAACGACAAACCCAGTTTTAGTAACGCTGGCAACCAGATATTAACAGCATGGACAAACACAATTCAAACTGTTAGCAACTGGGCAAATACTGTTATCTTCGGCCCCGCCGATGAATCAACTCAAAGAGTCCTCAACTACACTGTTACTAACACCGATAATACCTTATTTACCGCTCAACCAACTGTAGCAATCGATGGCACGTTGACCTACACTCCCAGTGGTAAACCTGGTACTGCCACTGTTAGCGTGAAACTGCAAGATGACGGTGGTACAGCCAATGGTGGTGTCGATCTTTCCGACATAGCTACTTTTGATATCACCATTCCCGCACCAAAAGTTAACCTGACTGTTAGCACCAATACTGCCAGTGAAGCCGGGACAACAGCTATTACCTTGACCGCTACTGCTGAAGGTAATGTTGTCGGTGCTCAAACCCTTGATTTAGCATTAACGGGTACTGCTAGTGCGGCTGACTTTACTGGTACTATTCCCACTCAAATCACTATCCCAGATGGGAGTAATACCGGACAAGTAACCATTACAGTTAAGGATGATTTGATTGCTGAAGGTACGGAAACCGCTACTTTAACAATTAGCAACCCATCAACAGGAATAGCATTAGGAACTACCACTAACCAAAGTGTAACGATTACTGACAATGATACGGCGGGCATTACTGTTACACCCACCACAGGTTTAACCACAACAGAAGCCGGGGGAAATGCCACATTTACAGTCGTATTAAATAGTCAACCCACAGCCGATGTCACCATCCCATTAACAAGTAGTAACACCGCCGAAGGTACAGTAGACAAAACCAGTTTAACCTTCACCGCAGCTAACTGGAATGTGGCACAAACCGTCACCATTACCGGAGTAGATGATAGCGTAGATGATGGAGATATTGCCTATAATATTGTTACGGCTACTGCTACCAGTACCGATGCTAATTATAGTGGTTTTGATGCTTCAGATGTGGCAGTTACTAATACCGATAACGATATCAAAGGCATTACTGTTACACCCACCACAGGTTTAACCACAACAGAAGCCGGGGGGACAGCTAATTTTACAGTCGTATTAAATAGTCAACCCACAGCCGATGTCACCATCCCATTAACAAGTAGTAATACCGCCGAAGGTACAGTAGACAAAACCAGTTTAACCTTCACCGCAGCTAACTGGAATACTCCCCAAACCGTCACCATTACCGGAGTAGATGATAACATCGTTGATGGAGATATTGCCTATAATATTGTTACTGCTACTGCTACCAGTACCGATGCTAATTATAGTGGTTTTGATGCTTCAGATGTGGCAGTTACTAATACCGATAACGATATCAAAGGCATTACTGTTACACCCACCACAGGTTTAACCACAACAGAAGCCGGGGGAAATGCCACATTTACAGTAGTTTTAAATAGCNCTCCCACACCGGAACCAATACCAACTCCCACACCGGAACCGACCCTAGCTTCCACACCGGAACCAACAGTCGCTCCCACACCGGAACCAATACCAACTCCCGCACCCCAACCAACGGCTGTATTTGATCTCTCAAAGTTTATTGTTGGACTATCGTTAAACACAACCGAACCCAGTGGAGAACCCCAACAGGGGACGAGTAATGATGACCAAATATTCGGCACAGATGAGAATAACTGGATTAACTCAGGTGCTGGAAATGATCAGGTGTACGGGTATAAAGGCAATGATTACCTCGACCTCGGTAGCGGAGATGACATCGCTCATGGCGGTAAAGAAGATGATTATATTATCGGTAGTGAGGATAATGATCTCATTTTTGGGGATGAAGGCAAAGATGTCCTAATCGGAAATAGCGGTAATAACATCCTGTTTGGCGGTCAAAATGATGACTTTTTACAAGGAGGCGACGGTGATGATCAGCTGTTTGGCGGTCAAAACGATGACTCCCTCCGAGGCGGTGAAGGTAATGACAGCCTATTCGGAGATATTGGCAGCGATGTCTTAGAAGGTAATGCAGGTGATGACTTGCTCTTGGGTGGAGAAGACCAAGACACTATGTCTGGTGTTGCAGGTAATGACACCCTCTATGGCGGTCAAGCCAATGACCTTGTAGATGGAAATGAGGGCAATGATATCCTATTCGGAGATTTAGGGGATGATACCCTCGATGGCGGTGAGGGTAACGATATTCTCACTGGTGGTGAGGGTAATGACTGGTTAGTCGGAGCCGGGGGCGATGACACCCTAACAGGTGGTGCGGGTAATGACCGCTTCTATCTAGCTAGTAGTTTTGGGAAGAACCTGATTACCGACTTTACTAACGGAGAGGATATTATCGCTTTAACCGGAGGTCTAACTTTTGAACAGTTAGAAATTACCTCTTTTAACGGCTCGACTCTGATTAAAATCGCCAGTAGTCAACAACAGTTGGCTGAACTGTTTGGAGTCGATAGTAGCTTGATCGGTGAGAGCAATTTTGTTCTCGGATAA
- a CDS encoding GNAT family N-acetyltransferase, with the protein MGEILDQCFNVQEWDEYRDFIGLENFRIIYQNGTLAGGLCIFFMGQWWGGKSIPVAGLASVGIAPEYRGGGVALELLRQTLRELYNQQIPLFLTRNR; encoded by the coding sequence CTGGGTGAAATTTTAGATCAGTGTTTTAACGTTCAGGAATGGGATGAGTATCGAGATTTTATAGGATTAGAAAACTTTCGGATCATTTATCAAAATGGAACCCTAGCCGGAGGGCTATGTATTTTTTTTATGGGTCAATGGTGGGGAGGAAAATCTATTCCGGTTGCTGGACTCGCCTCCGTTGGAATTGCGCCAGAATATAGAGGAGGGGGAGTCGCATTAGAATTATTACGCCAGACCCTTCGGGAACTTTATAATCAACAAATTCCCCTATTTTTAACTAGAAACCGTTGA
- the groES gene encoding co-chaperone GroES, whose amino-acid sequence MAAVSLSVSTVKPLGERVFVKVSASEEKTAGGILLPDTAKEKPQVGEVVAVGPGKRNDDGSRSELEVKVGDKVLYSKYAGTDVKLGSDEFVLLAEKDILAIVS is encoded by the coding sequence ATGGCTGCTGTATCTCTAAGCGTATCAACCGTTAAACCATTAGGTGAGCGCGTTTTCGTCAAAGTAAGTGCGTCTGAAGAAAAAACCGCAGGTGGGATTTTATTGCCTGACACCGCCAAAGAAAAACCCCAAGTGGGCGAAGTCGTGGCAGTTGGCCCTGGCAAACGGAATGATGATGGTTCTCGCTCCGAATTAGAAGTTAAAGTCGGTGACAAAGTTCTTTATTCTAAATACGCTGGCACTGACGTCAAACTCGGCAGCGATGAATTTGTTCTGTTAGCTGAAAAAGATATCTTAGCCATCGTCAGCTAA
- the groL gene encoding chaperonin GroEL (60 kDa chaperone family; promotes refolding of misfolded polypeptides especially under stressful conditions; forms two stacked rings of heptamers to form a barrel-shaped 14mer; ends can be capped by GroES; misfolded proteins enter the barrel where they are refolded when GroES binds): MAKRIIYNENARRALERGMDILAESVAVTLGPKGRNVVLEKKFGAPQIVNDGVTIAKEIELEDNIENTGVALIRQAASKTNDAAGDGTTTATVLAHAMVKEGLRNVAAGANPIELKRGIDKATNFLVEKIAEHARQVEDSKAIAQVGSISAGNDEEVGKMIASAMDKVGKEGVISLEEGKSMTTELEITEGMRFDKGYISPYFATDTERMEAILEEPYLLITDKKITLVQDLVPVLEQVARSGRPLVIIAEDIEKEALATLVVNRLRGVLNVAAVKAPGFGDRRKAMLEDIAVLTGGQLITEDAGLKLENAKLDMLGKARRVTLTKDNTTIVAEGNEASVKARCEQIRRQMEETESSYDREKLQERLAKLAGGVAVIKVGAATETEMKDRKLRLEDAINATKAAVEEGIVPGGGTTLAHLAPQLEEWANANLTHEALTGALIVSRALAAPLKRIAENAGVNGAVVAERVKEKDFNVGYNASSNEFVDMFEAGIVDPAKVTRSALQNAASIAGMVLTTECIVVDKPEPKDNATAGAGAGMGGDFDY, from the coding sequence ATGGCTAAACGTATCATCTACAACGAAAATGCTCGTCGTGCATTAGAACGCGGTATGGACATCTTGGCAGAGTCCGTTGCCGTTACTCTTGGCCCCAAAGGTCGTAACGTTGTATTAGAAAAAAAATTTGGTGCGCCCCAAATCGTGAATGATGGCGTCACCATTGCTAAAGAAATTGAACTAGAAGATAACATTGAGAATACTGGTGTTGCCCTAATTCGTCAAGCTGCCTCCAAAACCAACGATGCTGCTGGGGACGGAACCACCACTGCAACGGTTCTGGCTCACGCGATGGTTAAAGAAGGTCTGCGGAACGTGGCTGCGGGAGCCAACCCCATTGAACTCAAACGCGGTATTGATAAAGCTACTAACTTTTTAGTCGAAAAAATCGCTGAACACGCTCGCCAAGTGGAAGATTCCAAAGCGATCGCTCAAGTCGGTTCCATCTCTGCCGGAAACGATGAAGAAGTCGGTAAAATGATTGCTTCAGCGATGGATAAAGTCGGTAAAGAAGGCGTGATTTCCTTAGAAGAAGGGAAATCTATGACAACCGAGTTGGAAATCACCGAAGGGATGCGCTTTGATAAAGGCTATATTTCCCCCTACTTTGCCACCGATACGGAACGGATGGAAGCCATTCTGGAAGAACCCTATCTGTTAATTACCGATAAAAAAATCACCTTAGTTCAAGACTTAGTGCCCGTTCTGGAGCAAGTGGCTCGTTCTGGCCGTCCGTTGGTGATTATCGCTGAAGATATTGAAAAAGAAGCCTTAGCGACTCTGGTTGTCAACCGTCTGCGCGGTGTTCTGAATGTTGCTGCGGTTAAAGCCCCTGGGTTTGGAGATCGCCGCAAAGCCATGTTAGAAGACATCGCCGTGTTAACCGGTGGTCAACTGATCACTGAAGATGCGGGTCTGAAACTGGAAAACGCCAAGCTGGATATGTTGGGTAAAGCCCGTCGCGTTACCCTGACCAAAGATAACACCACCATCGTCGCCGAAGGCAATGAAGCTTCAGTAAAAGCCCGTTGTGAGCAAATTCGCCGTCAAATGGAAGAAACCGAGTCTTCCTACGACCGTGAAAAACTCCAAGAACGCTTGGCTAAATTAGCCGGTGGTGTTGCGGTAATCAAAGTCGGTGCTGCAACTGAAACCGAAATGAAAGACCGCAAACTGCGTCTGGAAGATGCCATCAACGCCACCAAAGCGGCCGTTGAAGAAGGGATCGTTCCCGGTGGTGGTACAACTCTGGCTCACTTAGCACCTCAGTTAGAAGAGTGGGCGAATGCTAACCTCACCCATGAAGCTTTAACTGGAGCGTTGATCGTGTCCCGTGCGTTGGCTGCTCCTCTCAAACGGATCGCTGAAAACGCGGGTGTTAACGGTGCTGTTGTGGCTGAACGAGTTAAAGAAAAAGACTTTAACGTCGGTTACAATGCCTCTTCTAACGAATTTGTGGATATGTTTGAAGCGGGTATTGTTGACCCAGCGAAAGTGACCCGTTCGGCTCTGCAAAACGCCGCTTCGATCGCTGGAATGGTGTTAACAACTGAGTGTATTGTTGTTGACAAACCCGAACCCAAAGATAATGCGACCGCTGGTGCTGGTGCTGGTATGGGCGGCGATTTCGATTACTAA
- a CDS encoding SIS domain-containing protein: MATSSNLEQEIEQQPQVLQRLLTSERPIIQQLVTELHHRQISQIVMAARGSSDNAARYAQYVFGSLNGFLVSLATPSLYSIYQQTPQLKNTLVLGISQSGQSPDLVAVLAEARLQKVLTAAITNFSDSPLAQQADYVINLNAGVEKSIAATKTYTTELLAIALLSAELSQQSTILKTVQTVPELVQKTLTLNPEINHLVERYRYMKHCVVIGRGYNYATAFELALKLKELTYTLVEPYSSADFLHGPLAIVEPGFPVFVIAPSGKVLPEIQALMQTLKQREAELIVISDDQETLKFAQTSLILPPDIPEWISPLVAIIPGQLFALNLALTRHYNVDQPRGLQKVTETR; the protein is encoded by the coding sequence ATGGCAACTTCGTCTAATCTCGAACAAGAAATTGAGCAACAACCCCAGGTTTTACAAAGGCTGTTAACCTCGGAACGTCCCATTATCCAACAGCTAGTTACAGAATTACATCACCGCCAGATTTCTCAAATTGTGATGGCAGCACGAGGAAGTAGTGATAATGCAGCCCGATATGCTCAATATGTGTTCGGTTCCCTGAATGGATTTTTAGTGAGTTTGGCGACACCGAGTTTATATAGTATTTATCAGCAAACGCCACAATTAAAAAATACATTAGTATTAGGAATTAGCCAAAGTGGTCAAAGTCCTGATTTAGTAGCCGTATTAGCAGAAGCCCGTCTTCAAAAGGTTTTAACCGCCGCAATTACTAATTTTTCCGACTCCCCCTTAGCCCAACAAGCAGATTATGTGATTAACTTAAATGCAGGAGTAGAAAAATCCATTGCAGCGACTAAAACCTATACCACTGAATTATTAGCGATCGCTCTTTTAAGTGCAGAACTCTCTCAACAATCAACAATCTTAAAAACCGTTCAAACTGTTCCTGAATTAGTTCAAAAAACCTTAACCTTAAATCCAGAAATTAATCATTTAGTAGAACGCTATCGCTATATGAAACATTGCGTTGTCATTGGTCGAGGTTATAACTATGCAACGGCTTTTGAACTGGCTTTAAAACTTAAGGAATTAACCTATACTCTCGTTGAACCCTATAGCAGTGCTGACTTTTTGCATGGGCCTTTAGCCATTGTGGAACCTGGATTTCCTGTTTTTGTCATTGCACCATCGGGGAAAGTTTTACCCGAAATACAAGCTTTAATGCAAACTTTAAAACAACGGGAAGCCGAGTTAATTGTTATTAGCGATGATCAAGAAACCTTAAAATTTGCTCAAACTTCGTTAATTTTACCGCCTGATATTCCTGAATGGATTTCTCCCCTCGTAGCCATTATTCCGGGTCAATTATTTGCCTTAAATTTAGCGTTAACACGCCATTATAATGTCGATCAACCTCGTGGACTGCAAAAAGTAACGGAAACCCGCTAG
- a CDS encoding DUF1517 domain-containing protein, with translation MFKKLLKPLAVFSLVAVLFFSQADGALAARSGGRIGGGSFRAPSRSYNPGPSRAPGGYYGGGGFGFPFIIPFFGFGGGGLFSLLIFMAIAGFIFRSFRSTMEQDELGYSSNPTVSVARLQVGLLAQARTLQADLDRIAQTADTGSAAGRAQVLQETTLALLRHPEYWAYGSSQSEQTGINSAEAKFNQWALAERSKFTEETLSNVNNQLIGGVAPSLTGNNANLVNQTGDLTPTENEYIVVTLVVGTLGQIQLPKVNSPETLRQALSRLGSVGSEQLLAVEILWTPQASGDTLSTDDMLAYYPNLTLV, from the coding sequence ATGTTCAAAAAACTTTTAAAACCTTTAGCTGTTTTCAGTTTGGTTGCTGTTTTATTTTTTAGTCAAGCCGATGGAGCCTTAGCAGCCCGAAGTGGGGGACGCATTGGTGGAGGTTCCTTTAGAGCACCGAGTCGTAGTTATAATCCTGGCCCTAGCCGTGCTCCAGGGGGATATTATGGTGGGGGCGGGTTTGGATTTCCGTTTATTATTCCCTTCTTTGGATTTGGCGGAGGCGGGTTATTTTCCCTGCTGATTTTTATGGCCATTGCGGGGTTCATCTTCAGAAGTTTTCGGTCAACGATGGAACAAGATGAACTGGGATACAGCAGCAACCCAACGGTTTCCGTCGCCCGTTTACAAGTGGGGTTACTGGCTCAAGCGAGAACATTACAAGCCGATTTAGACCGCATAGCCCAAACCGCCGATACAGGTTCCGCAGCCGGTCGCGCCCAAGTCTTACAGGAAACCACCTTAGCGTTGTTACGCCATCCCGAATATTGGGCCTATGGTTCTTCCCAGTCTGAACAAACCGGAATCAATTCCGCCGAAGCTAAATTTAATCAATGGGCATTAGCAGAACGCAGTAAATTTACGGAAGAAACTCTGTCTAATGTTAACAATCAGTTAATCGGTGGGGTGGCTCCGAGTCTGACGGGAAATAACGCGAATTTAGTTAATCAAACTGGCGATTTAACCCCAACGGAAAACGAATATATTGTGGTAACGTTAGTCGTCGGAACATTAGGACAAATTCAACTTCCCAAAGTCAATAGTCCTGAAACCTTACGTCAAGCTTTAAGTCGGTTAGGTTCCGTTGGAAGCGAACAATTATTAGCTGTAGAAATTCTCTGGACACCTCAAGCCAGTGGGGATACTCTCAGCACCGATGATATGTTGGCTTACTATCCCAATTTAACCTTAGTTTAA